In Kogia breviceps isolate mKogBre1 unplaced genomic scaffold, mKogBre1 haplotype 1 scaffold_245, whole genome shotgun sequence, the following are encoded in one genomic region:
- the LOC131749652 gene encoding melanoma antigen preferentially expressed in tumors-like translates to MDQKTTVTLLELAAKSLLNNEPAAIHALDEIPRDLFVPLFKASFSGGHKMMVKAMVRVWPFRCLHIGSLNTQEAYYDILEAMIDGLQILPAQNSSSCKVQQNFGSLHLCCRDLQIDRMSAHKAILQFLDLGCINHLEIDQANLNEVITLLPRVIHLNSLSLCNILFKTYKRRKIRSFLLCLRRLDNLHELSLSFFCFTDQLHTLLRVLPPQLDALCLPFCSLSHRDVTVLSQSSQATRLRVLSLSNNHIFSEVYEPFQTLLEKVSSTLQHLEINNCTITDSTLSAILPALSHCTHLRVLSFAHNPITMPVLKSFLQHLTPLMMLKYVTYPVPVHCYEEWNFPDTLDRQKLAEVQAQLEEMLHRAQREDMNWVSCSE, encoded by the exons ATGGACCAAAAGACCACAGTCACACTCCTAGAGCTTGCTGCAAAGAGTCTGCTGAATAATGAGCCTGCAGCTATCCATGCCCTGGACGAAATCCCAAGAGACCTCTTTGTTCCATTGTTCAAAGCCTCCTTCTCGGGTGGACACAAGATGATGGTAAAGGCAATGGTGAGGGTTTGGCCTTTTCGCTGTCTTCATATTGGGTCATTGAACACACAAGAGGCATACTATGACATCTTGGAAGCCATGATTGATGGTCTGCAGATCCTCCCTGCCCAGAACTCTTCCTCTTG TAAAGTTCAGCAGAACTTTGGGTCCTTGCACCTCTGCTGCAGAGATTTGCAAATCGATAGAATGTCGGCCCACAAAGCTATCCTGCAGTTTCTGGATCTGGGGTGCATTAATCACCTGGAAATAGATCAGGCTAATCTGAATGAAGTCATCACCCTTTTGCCTCGGGTGATCCACCTGAACAGCCTTTCTCTGTGTAACATCCTCTTTAAAActtataagagaaggaaaatcagATCTTTTCTCCTCTGCCTTCGGCGGCTGGACAATCTCCATGAGCTCAGCTTGTCTTTCTTCTGCTTCACAGATCAACTGCACACACTGCtcag AGTTTTGCCACCTCAGTTGGATGCACTGTGTCTTCCGTTCTGTAGCCTTTCTCACAGAGATGTCACTGTCCTGTCTCAGAGCTCTCAGGCCACCCGCCTAAGAGTGTTGAGTCTCAGTAACAACCACATCTTCTCAGAAGTCTATGAGCCCTTCCAGACTCTGCTGGAGAAGGTCTCAAGCACCCTGCAACATCTGGAGATAAATAATTGTACGATAACTGATTCTACTCTCTCTGCCATCCTCCCAGCCCTGAGCCACTGTACCCACCTCCGTGTCCTTAGCTTTGCCCACAATCCCATTACGATGCCTGTGCTCAAGAGCTTTCTGCAGCACTTGACACCGTTGATGATGCTGAAGTATGTGACTTATCCTGTCCCTGTCCATTGCTACGAGGAATGGAATTTTCCTGACACTTTGGACCGACAGAAACTTGCTGAAGTTCAGGCTCAGTTGGAGGAGATGCTGCAcagggcacagagggaagacatgaactgggtctcttgttcAGAGTGA